ACTCATGCTCTCCTCTATATGTCTGGTCACTTCTTCAGTGATTTTTAGTGTTCAACGATCAGCCCCACATTGGATACCACTATATTGGGGTCCATCCCAAACATAAATTATTTCTTGAACCAGAgtggaggcatgggaataaaTAAACAGTTCATGTGGCAATATCAGGAGAGTgtctcagggttcattcaaatTCTGAAGATCACCCTTGAtgtgtttattatccaaacaacATTCATGtcaaaaggtaaactgagggggaagttcattagcattctgttttatGGGCAGCAGGGGAGAATGAGTTAGGTCACATCTGCAACTACTGCTGCTCTCTCACATAGACTGAATTACCACCTCTTCCCAGGCAACCTTTTAAATTACCATAGAAGTCTCAGAGTGACATTAGCATATCCTAACCCTTTGTTTAGGATAAGGTCTGGTTTTCTCAAAAGGCTAGGTGACCACCTTCCATGTGACAGGTACAAATTGTGCTCTGAGGGTTGCTCAGAATTATGGCTGCCATACATTATAGAAAGATGGACCTGTATAATACAGCCCCTAAATaaggaataaaaatgtattatacagagaaactcttcaGTTACAAACACATACTCTGCCCCAATTGTTTGCTGTCTTCTTTGTAAGTTGATGAACTGGACAACCTTGAATAACTTGGTTGCATTCCTTGTACCCTAATTTCCTCATCTGCATGTTTAGAACTAAGATCACCTTTCCCATCTGAAATTATAGAAAAATCTTACTAACTTCCTGCTTTCTTCTATGTTTGTTTCTTCATATATTATACAGTGATAATAAAAATGTAGTGACATAATATTATTGCAAATTTAAATAATCTATGATATGTAATTGATTATTGTAGAAAATATTAATACGTGAAGGACATTTTTGTCGTGCTTCATGCATGTCGACCACTCAAAAGCATTACTTACTATTGAAAAATACTatgataattaagaaaattttataaatttttcttcTAGGTAAATAAATATGGACAATAAAGGTGAACATTTATTAAACTTCAGAGGCTATAACTTTGAAAGGTCTTTAGTTAAAATGAAAATGGTGGAAAACATCGACAATCAGGAAATTAGAGACGATGATGTCTTCATAGTCACATACCCGAAATCTGGTGAGTGGCATAAATAGGCCTTATAgactttgtttatgttttgttttttgtttgtttattttgtttgttttttcaagacagggtttctctgtcacttaggattctgtcctggagcttactgctgtagacaaggctggcctcaaactcacagagatccatctgcctctgcctcccaagtgctaggattaaagttgggCTCTATCACCACCCTGTATATTGGTTTGATAATAAGTGCATAAATATTCTACTTTCCACACACTGTCATTTTAAcaatattagtttcttttctcactgctgCGCCAGAATACATCGTCATGTTGGAGAAGTCCCAATGGCAGCTAAAGGTGCCTTGTCAACTTACATCTGCAGTCCAACTCAATGAACCTAATCTAGATAACCCCTCATACAAGTCCAATGATTTGTCTCCATGAATATCCTAAATTCCATCACACATCAGTATCTGTAATCACAGCAACCTATAGTGTAGAACAATGTATggtcaaaatgtaaataaatcacAAGTCTATACGGATAAGAACACTTGCCATGTATATATTGTAATTTATTGTGGAAAAATGCTGGAGGGTGGGAATCAAATATGAAGCCAGCAGCAGCTTGTTGGTAAATGATGACACGTTTCCTTAGCCTGTGGAACAGGTCTGATAATGAAAAACTTTTTCTTAAAAGATACATGCTTTATTATGTAGAGACTTTATCTCAGACAATGATTAAATTTCCAATGCATGCAATTCTGTTGACAAGATTACCAAGACAGCTGTAATGtacttaaaattcttaaaaatagtaaaaaaaaaagtcttaaaacagTGAGGCTTCCTGGAAGTGTAGAAGCCTTGAGGTTTGTGAAGCTAATCAGGACAAGGAAGCACAAACACTCCCATTTGACTCCTGTTTTCTGTTGCACATGAAGATGAACTGAAGTTACTTTTGTAAAGGTACTTCTTCAGCAGAAGGTGGAACTTATAAGTCTTAGTGTAAGTTTTTTCAGTGATTAACACAAACTAAATAGTAAAGCTCTAGGTGTTAAGATTCATATCCCTACCCCATCCCCACTGTCCATGTAAATAATAACAAGCTTTTGTATCCATACTTGAACATTTCAGTAAATAAGGATGctttgcaaaaatatttttgttgatatCAAGTcctactttgctttctgtctttgtgATGTTTAATGTGCTACAAAACTGTCAGCAAGACAGAAATGCCACTGTAAGGCAGTCACTGGTTCACTGTAGATAATAACTAAATAACTCAGATGCTGATGAGATGCTGGGTGCTTCTGGAATTCCGCAGAAAGACTGAAATAGGTGATGAGTGTTCATATTGTGACACACAGGATATTGACACATTCATTGTCAGAAGCCCTGGAGTCTGGGATGTCTTGGCATGATCAGCTCTTTCAAGATTTCAGGCTCTGCTTTATATGGTGCACCATCACTCCTCACTGGGAGTAGTGACTGGTTGATCCAATATATACCACTACCGGTGAATTATCTGGAATAGCCATTAATTATTAAGTGTTAATCAAATCTACACTGCCACCAATGAATTATCTGGGATATCCATTAATAATTAAGGCTAAACCTAAGCACGACAGTATTTGATCACATGGGATCCATTCTTAAAAGGAATAGAATTGAAATTTTGCATGTATTTCTCAAATACTTCCACTGTATGACTTGATCTAATAGTCCAGAGACCAAATGTCAATAACACTGAAATCTTTGGTTTCCTCTTTCTACAGGTGTGCTATGACCAATTACTAGGAATATGGCAAGAAGTATTTGAGAGTATAAAGCAAGATAAGGagtagaaaatggaaacattaaTTCTATCAGTTTTTTTCAGTtctaaaatataagcaaataatGAAGTGATTTCCGAAATGAGTCAGAATTGCCCATAAACAGAAATTAAGTGGTATTCTGTAATCTTCTATATATCTtatgaaaattaatatataagcTAGAAGGctccaaacaggaaaaaaaaccgTCAGCAAGACAGAAATACCACTATCCCTGGTGTGATCTGACCACACTGTATGTATCCACATGTAGTAATACTTACTGCATTTTACCTGTTAATATCTGCAAATGTTATATGTCAATAGTAGTTAGATATTAATGAAAGCACTCAACATGAAGCATAGAACACACAGACACTACAAGAATCATCTGGATTATCACTATCATCTTTGtaagggagaaagggaacaaaGAGTTGTAGAGTTCAGCCTTACTGACTAGAGTGTTTAAAAcagacaaagcaaaatgaaaagggggcatgTCCAAGCATCCCTGGGGTGCTAAAGGAAAAGAGAGCTCTAAATTATTTGTAAAACAGATACATTACTGTTGGTATTCATTATTAAAAACCTACTTCAGCACTGAAAATGTGATTGTTATTTGTTCTTACAGGTACCATCTGGGCACAACAGATCCTCAGCCTAATTTATTTTGAGGGCCACAGGAACAACACTAAATACATCCAAATCACAGACAGAGCACTATGGTTTGAGTACAATCCTCATAATGTGGACTTTGCCAAAAGGCCATCGCCTCGTATCTTTTCTACCCACCTCCCGTATTATTTGGTGCCAAAAGTTTTCAAGaacaaaaaagtcaaagtatGTCATAGAGTTTAGTGACTTACTGTACCCATAAAATGCCTTCTCTAAGTACTGAATATTTAGTCTATTCCAATATTTTGCCACTGTGATgcagctgctatgaacattcttgAGTGTGTCTCCTGGTACTCTTCTACCAGCTTCCCTAGAACCCACACCCACGAATTGAGCTGCAGAGCCGCAGTGACCAGAGTACTCCACTTACAAAGGTGGTGCAGTAATTCTGAAGAAAGTGTATTTGTCATTCCTTGCAAAAATGCACAATAGATGACTTCGTAGTGTTTCCCTAGTAACGTGACATATCAAACTTTTAGATGTTTATCAACATGGCAGCTAAGAAAAGGTGTCTCAAATGTATGTTAATTCGCATCCTCATCCTCATAATGGGAGTGCCAATGTTGGATGTTTATTGGCCATCATTATGTTTGATTATGTGAAAAGAGTCTATCGTTACCCTAATGTTTAATTACATTCTTCTGTTCAGTTTGCCTTCTATCACTtctagatatgaatctatttgagCTCATCCTCATTGCTTTTTTCATGAGTGTTTTTATCAGCAACATTCTTAATTTTAGTGTCATTAAACTgatttttcttgctattttttcataattatattgaaaaattacttttcatcCTTATATACAAACACCAGTTCCCCCTCTATCCTCTTTCCCTGTCCTCCACTTATCCCATCTTCATTCTCCATCCACTTTTCTGAGGGAGTAAGGCCTTTCTTCAGAAATCAACATGTCTGGAATACTAACTAGAGGCAGGAGCAAGCCTCTCCCCTGATAtcaaggctgagtaaggtattccACTATAGGGAACAGACTCCAAAAAGCAGGTGCATGTACCTGGAATAGGCCCTGTTGCTACTGCCAAGGCCCCctccaacagatcaagccacataactgtcacccacatgtagAGGATCTAGTTCAGTCACATGCAGTTCCCCACCTGTCAGTCAACAGTCCCTGAGCTCCCACTAGCCTGACATGAGCtaaatgtccttctccatgtcttttgattaatttagtttaaaatctattttgttagatattaggatagttatacACACttatttctttggtccatttgtttggaaaatcCTTTCCTAACCCTTACTCTGAGAGAATcactgtttttgaggttgaggtgtgcttCTTTTATACAACAGAAGGATGGGTCCTGGTTTTGTATCCATTTTGATAGCCTGTCTCTTTTCGTaagtgaattgagaccattactattaagagatattaatgaccagtgattgttaattgctgtcctgtttggttttggtggtggtggtggtggtagtgtttgtgtgcttcccttctttggggcttgctgatATGAGGTTACCTGTTACCTGtggtttttgtgggtgcagctagCTTCTtttggttggagtttttcttctagtactttctggaAGGCTGGACTTGAggctaagtattgtttaaatctgattttgtcatggaatatcttgttttctctacctatggtgattgaaaactttgttgggtatagtagcctgggctggcatccatgatctcttagtgtctgcataacatCTGCCAAGGACCTCTTTGCTTTCAGAATTTTTACTGAGAAGTCTGGAGTAATTTTGATAGTTCAACCTTTTTATGatacttgtcctttttcctttgcaggtcttagtatatttctttattctgtatgtttagtgttttgatgaaTACATGACAAGGGGAATTTTGTGGGGGGGTTGctaagaatttgttagatttaacattttctttgacctatgAATCAATTTCCTTTATTGTGTCTTCAGCgcctgagattccctcttccatctctttcatCCTGTTGGTTAAGCTTGCacctgtagttcctgttcatttacatTGCTTTTCCACAtccagaattccttcagtttgtgttttctgtatgGCCTCTCTTTGAATTTTCAAGTCTTGGACTGTTTCTTTCACTTGTCTGGTTGTGTTTTCATGatattcttgaatttttttttaaaggactgatagatttcttccagttttttgttttctttttcctccatttctttaagggaacttttcatttcctctttaagggcctctatcatttTCAGAAAGTTATATTTAGGgtgattttcttctgcttcatctgtgtgtTGGGATATTCAGACCTGGTTGTTGAAGAACCACTCATTTCCCATGATGCCATGTTGCTCTTTATGTTGCTGTATGTATTCTTACACTGCTGTCTAcctatcttttcctctaattggcaCAAGTGGGTTCTGTAGCTCTGGTGGTTGTTCTTCCTCCTGGTGCAGTTCGGGCCTCTTCCTCTGGATTTAGTTTGGGCCTGTGGCTCCAGGAGTTGCTGTCCCTTTATGTGTAGGTCAGGTAGTGGATCCTGCAGTAGGAGATGgttgagaagagagagagctgCTGCCTGATTGCTGGGGGTTCTGTGGTTCGCAGAAGTGCAGGGTATAGGGCCTAGAGAGCAGGGCTTTCCAGCCAGGATATCTGATACTCACCTGTTTCTTCTGGTGCAGGTGGGGTCTGTGGGACCTCtcctattttacttttaaataaattcacatttgaattttttttccttgcattAAGCCTAGAGATACGTTCTGTGGGTTTTGgctttcctttcttattcttttcctcACTTCCTTACTTTATTTCCCTTATGAGAGTATTTCATGTAGCCAAAGCTGGCATAGGCTCTTCCTCCTGCCCTAGATACCCAGGTGCTAATGTTGTGGACAGACACCCACAGATTATTGCTTCTATGTGTGAATTTTTATCCTACTTAAGCTCTTTACTCATGTTTACATTATTTTTCTGAAAGATATGAAGGAATAGctcatttttatttgaagattATAAATAGATTATCAGTTATTTCATTATGattattagttttttgttttcagatttatcTTTTTTGCTATCACATAATATCTATCAATTGACCCTCATGTGTAatgaattttactttaaaatttttaattaaaaattttatatattgtgaTCACATAAGGCAAATTATTGTTCAAATATTTATGAACATTACAAATAATATTGCTTTTTGAGAATTGAGAtacattctttttaattaaattaatttttatttctttaaaaaaacaagctaTTGATTTTCGTTATACATACCAATCAAGTTACTAGTTCCTCTTCACCTCACATCCCTCCACATACCCCTGCACTCCACCTCCCTCAACCACTCTTCACAGAGGATAAAGCACATtgatttggggaaggtccaaggccctcccactatatctaggctgagcaaggtatccatttaataagaataggttcccaaaaagtcaggacaagcagtagggataaatcctgatgcctctgccagtggtcccacagacagtcacccacattcagagggactggtttgtatctatgcttgttccttccaggTCCGACTGAAGatgctgagctcccattagatcaggtacAGTGGGAGTACACatcatgatcttgaactcttTTTGAACTACATCCTTAAACATGAAATGCCATAGAGAAAGGTTGTTTATTATAGTACTCTATGTAataccaaaatataaataaatagctatTTGACTTTCTACAGCTCAAAGACTAGAAGAAATAATTATGCTTGTTGTCACTATCGAATACCATAAAATTGCATTTAAAAACTTATAAGCATAACCAAGATTTGCTTAAAGAAATAATTCCATAATTCTCTCTGCAGATTCTTTATATCTACAGAAATCCTAAAGATATTTTGACATCctactttcatttttcaaatttcttggGTAGATCTGAAGCCTCAAATACATTTGAAACATTTATGCAAGCATTTCTAGATGGAAGAGGTAAGTATTAATTCATCGACCCAGAATGAAATTAATTACACAAAAGGGACCAGTAAACCAAATTATTAGACTTACAGAACATAATTTAAAGTATGGAGCATggcatttctttttgaaaagaataagaaaaaaataccagaacaagaaaaacaataccagacaaacagaaaacaaaacacaaaaaacttaCTTCTAGTGACAATTGTATATCAACTCTATGTGCTAACACCtgggttttctatttttatgtaccATTTGAGGAGTCAGGATTATGAAGCCATGTCACGTAGGAAATATTTTGGTTTACAGATATTCTATCAATTCCTTCCAACTAGTGGCAAAGGTAATATAATCCATTCTGTCAGAGAAAATGCTAAGGGTTGTTGTATGTTTTGCATGAGCCTGTGTATGGCTTTATAAGGAAGCTCTGAATTGTACATTCCACTATTTAGGTGGATTAATTAAGGCAAGAGGCTCATCACTAAAGccgaagtttctgtcccacatgGGCCCATAGTCATTCAGTCCGCCGCccccaaagaaaaccacagaggcttatactaattaCATAAACagtttgtcctattagctcagacttactattaactagctcttacaacttaaattaattcataattcttCTATATGTTTAACTACATTATTTGTTATCTTTTCTGAGtgtagcattttcatcttgcttcctctgtatgatgactatctctgcctttcctcttcctagaattctcctagtgtggtcaccccacctatacttcctgcctggatattgGCCAATAAGCATTGTATTGAATCAAAAtttgtgacaaatctttataggataCAAGAGCATATTCTTGCCTGTAAGATAATATTTAGATTCTGTATCACTGCAGACAgtgaataagaaaaacaaaaaaacaaagacatgtgACCTCTGTGGAGAAGTAGTAAAAAGAACCAGTGTGCCTTAAAGCCACCTGCAGCCTCAGGCCctttttttctcaattatttcttttatactcCTGTAGAAACAGTATATAGACATGTTTCTATGAATGTCAGGTaattgttccatcaaaccactaaacattttaaataggaATATGAATATCCATGTCAGGCcctctgttttatttctaaaagtttcaAGCCAGAAAAGGAGACACAGAGTTTTTTGTCCACTACATGGACACACAGCTTGGCATTCTTACTTGTTACTTTTCTTCCCAGTAGTAGGAAGCAATTGGTTTGACCACATAAGAGGCTGGTATGAACACAGACATGACTTCAATATTATGTTTCTGAGCTATGAAGATATGAAGAAGGTAAGATGAGgtagttgtatttttaaatgatttcttttataccACACTTCTCTTGGTTGAAAATACATTCTTCCTGTTATCTTcatacttttattcattttggggCTTTTTGTTGGAGATGATTCCTAATGTCCAGCCTCTGCCTCATTCACTGGACTCCCCCGTACTCTATTCTCCATGTAAACTCATTGTTTGTGATCCCTTCTTATGCATCCACCTGTGTCAAATGCAACCCCAAAACTTCATAGCGCCAaaggatttaaaattaaaaactttattattacaTGTTAGTTACATCCATTAGTGGTAACTGATGTTATAGTCCTGACCATGAATAGGGTATGCATTGATCATATCTTGCCATGCTTCTTGAttgtcattctttctttcctcaatACCCTCCCCAATCACTATTAAACACAATTCTACTTTAAGTTTGACTTTTTAGTTTTAACATATAAGAGAACACAAGAAATTTGCCTCATTGTCTGGCTTATTAACTTAACCTGATGTCCTGAACTTCATACATTTTATTGTAGATGAcagaattacattttatttttatttctgaataatcatctattttatatactgtaTACATCATATATCATAAATTCTTTACTCCTCTATCTGTTGATGGACACTAGACCAAGTACATGTTGAATATGTATAGGAATAACACTAGATAACAGTAAGaattgctgtttcatattaagctagcctggttatttacGCCGCTTACAGTAAGATTTTGAATGGTGACTTCATTACCTTTGGCTATATACTCAGGGAAGCTATAGTCACTACTAAAGGCCAGCAAACAACAGTGAGGCATGTAACTACTATAAAATGTGGACAATTATAGTCACATCATAATTTAACCAATGGAACAAGTTCCCCTTTTTGAAAGATAAGCATCTTGAAGATGAATCTATAGAATATTTTTGAATGTTCACAAGTAAACAGTACCTTAACATGCcgtataaatcaaagaaaatgagtTAAAATTCACCAGATTCAGGTTCTTATTGACATATTGATTGACAAAAATAAGTGAATTACTTCTCTGTGACATGCTTCAAAACAAGAGTAAACAAGGACTTACCTTTTTATAGAGTTTATGCACTAACAAGGAAGGCAAATAGTCAAAAAGCAAatacccaaattaaaaaaaaatttgtgtgtgttggtTGGAGGCATGGCAAAGTGTGTAAAGGGACTTCCAATGTGAGTCTGAAACTCAAATTAAATCATCATAACCTCCATAAAGTTGGAAGGCCAGAAATAACTCCATAAAtttgtcttctgagctccaccCATGCACCATGGCACTAGTTCCAGTCTTGCAGCAAACATATTGCATGCTCACatggatgcatgcacacacacacacacacacacacacctctacatactattatttttaaacttttagagATTTTAGACTAGAAAGTGTAGTTATTAAGGAAATGCCAAATAAAATGTTAGTATTCATATAAAGTTTCTGCTATAAGTGAAGATAATGGCTTTTCTGGGGGGTAAAAGGAACATGGGATTTACAAGTTAATATATAtgaattaacaaaaaagaaatggctaaaagcaaaacacaagatGGAATTTTTATGAACAAATACAATACTTAGAACCAAGTAAGGAATGGACTTGAACATCGAAGGTGTGGCGCAGAGAGACAAGAAACTATTATGTGAGACTGAAGTCAGAACTGCGCAAGATTTGTGGGTCATGCTTATGattatgtctgtaatcccaaagTAGTGAAGAGACATTAAGAGTTATAAAAAAATCCCACAGCAATGGAACAAAATTAGTGTCTTTGGAATATCATTCCCTATCAAGAGTTTAAAACTGAAAATGGTAAATGTAAGTAGACCAGTTAAAGATGAGGATTTACCCACTGACAATTCTCACACATCATGCCATAATTATAACTGAAATTGatattttttaagagagagaaaactcCCAATATACTCAAGTAATTATATTTGCaacaaagttaaaataattttggtGTCTTCCTTGTCCATTGCTGTGAAATAACTTTGTAATTTTTGTCTAAATCTTCATGCTTGCTTCTCCACTGATTATCACACTAAGACAATAAACCAATTCATTTCAGATGAGTTTGGTTATTCACTGACTTAGAAGTGCCATCCCTAGGAACTTCATGACTATACAgaaacatttctgttttcctttctcaagAACAGAGTAATAGACAGAATGCAGACTGTGTTAAAAGATTCCTATTTATGAGACAAAAGTATGAATATAGAAAAAGTCATCCTCATTGATGAGGATAGTCATTGTTTGGAGAAAAGATGAGGCTTACTACTAGAAGGAGATACATTTGCTAGGATTCTAAAATAACCTACATATTTCAGTTACCTAAATACAAGGCAAAATTATGATTCATGTCCTAATAACTCTTGAACAGAATGCTTGTTTTTCCAcatgtattttcctttaaaatgtaaacacaaacaagcaaaagaatttagatattttaatttacctGAAAAGGCATTAGAATCCACTTAATGGCAATTCCTCAAGGGATGTGAGAGACTTAATATTTCCTtcctatatgtttttattttttctttgtatgttccAAATGGTCAAAGTCTACAGTAAAAAATTGCATCTGTATTATATGCCTCACTGTAGCAGTCACTGAAGACTGATTATGGGGGAAATCAGAGAGGGGTTCCTAGATTCGTATGAAAAACAGTTTGCTCTTTCATAAAATGTGCCTTAGAATTATGAACAGAGAAAGGTGGG
This genomic window from Chionomys nivalis chromosome 2, mChiNiv1.1, whole genome shotgun sequence contains:
- the LOC130890599 gene encoding amine sulfotransferase-like, whose product is MDNKGEHLLNFRGYNFERSLVKMKMVENIDNQEIRDDDVFIVTYPKSGTIWAQQILSLIYFEGHRNNTKYIQITDRALWFEYNPHNVDFAKRPSPRIFSTHLPYYLVPKVFKNKKVKILYIYRNPKDILTSYFHFSNFLGRSEASNTFETFMQAFLDGRVVGSNWFDHIRGWYEHRHDFNIMFLSYEDMKKDLSGSVLKICSFLEKELSDKDVDAVVRQASFQYMKSDPQANYDDVIKKNIWTRNDQGTFLRKGTIGDWKHHLTVDQNERFDRIFYRNMKNIPLKFIWDINEE